Within the Fusarium keratoplasticum isolate Fu6.1 chromosome 1, whole genome shotgun sequence genome, the region tcaacaccacacgACTTGATCAACAAAGCATCACTTTTCATCATCTACCCAACCGCCCTTTatcatctcttccttctaTCATCACTACTTCATCATAATCGTAGCCGATAGTTATCATTCATCCTCCATCGCGGCGATGCAGACATCTGCATCGTTTCCTTCTGCCCTAGGCAGTCGGATTTCCGACCTCTTTCGAGGTCATCAATCCGATACACGTAAGTCATCAACATTCGAAGCCCTCCATCACCCTTCGCAAGATATATCTTCTCATTTACGCGTTTATAGGCTATCCTGAACCCaaagacaacaccaacatgCTGTCTCacaccctcaaggccgccaaggctgaCCTGCGAAGTAAGTGTTGACCCCAGACGCACGCGATTTTATCGCTTTGATGGCACGCTGACCTAGATGATAAGAGCGATTTACGCTCTCGAAGGGTAAGTCTTGGACTCGTCCTGATGGTAAGTCATTTCATCATTCTCATCCCCCTCTGCACCCCTAACCCCCTTTGCAACAGAGTCAGAGCCTTTGGTCTCTTCTGAAGACACCATTTCTCCCAAGCCTGCAAAGCGCTCGCTGTTGAACACTCTGTTTGACACAAAGACCGGCCGGAAGCTCCACAAGCGGTCGCGCTCGGATCCTACTTCCAAGAGCGATTCTACCGGCCAGCTTCCTGGCCTCGAGCTGGTTCTGCAACCCTACGAAGATGCCAGGGTCTTCAGCGTCGGAACCAACCAGGCTCTGGACGCAGTGTACGATGCCACTGTCAGCTCTCGTGAGTATTATAGCTGCACAAGTGGTTCATACGACGCTTCGTACGAGGTTGATGAGTGGTCGATCTCTGATCACGGCACCGTCCTGATCCGACGCCCAGCGGGCTTCCACCCGGCTCGATCTCCTTCGCTCATCAGCTGTTACACTCACCACACTGTTTATGAAGAACCTGTGACCCCGGAATCCGAGGCTGAGTGTAGCCCTGAGATGGCCGTTTCCACTTGCGACGAGCTCATGGGAACAACTGACAAAGAACTTCCAGCTCCTTTGAACGCCACTCAGACCGCGCAGACTGAGGCTTAGAACGCCGACGTCCAAGTTACTGAATCCGCCGCGACAGTTCCTGAGAATGTCGCCAACAATGATGCCCCGATTTCTGTCGCGAACATCATTTCCGACACTGAGGCTCACGACAATGAGCCCAGCGACTACGTCCAGCAGTCGTCTGATAATCACAACCTCAACATGGGAAGCCGTGACACCAACCTTGACGCGCGTTTCGTCCAGCCAGTTTCCATGACTCAGATCAGTCGAGTTATGTCAAAGGTCATCGAGGGTCGAACCAAGACCAACTTGATCTTGCGCCCTATCAAGGAACTTCGTCGCAAGCACCGAACCGCCTCGGGATCTTCCAAGAAGATCCGAAAGACTGAGCACGGCACCCGCCGATTCTTTCTCACTGCCAACAATGCCACTACCACACCCATTGTCGATGAacacgacgacgaggtccCTGGACCCGCACCTGAGAGGTAAGTCCCCCTTGGATGACATTCACTTGGATCACTTGAAGCTAACACTTGACAACAGCATTGCTGAGTCTCATGAAGATGACCAGAATGCCAATAACAACACTcatgttgacgaggatgccATGAGCCACCCTCATGCCGATGAAGAGCCATTCCATCAGCTGTCTACTCATGAGCCCATGGACGCCGGGAGCATTGACTCCATCCACGAGAACTTGGCCCAATGTGACATGATTCTCGCCGCGTACCAAGGCGAATACGATCAACTCGAACGTACTTCAACACACACCTCTGATCTCTGCGACACACTAGGTGAGTATTCGCCCTGGCCCCAGCACAGCACATGCACATTGCCTAACGTCTTGCAGATCCTAACGACGCCGATTCTCGCTCTGAGCCTGAACAACCCCAATTCACTGAGGAGATGGCGGCCCTTGAGTCGTGGGCGCAGGCCTCGACTCACTGGGGAGATCCCAACATCGGCCCCGACACTGTTCGACAGGTGAGAGACGCTTCCTGGCAACCAACCCAAGCCCTCCTTTTGAATAGATTTCTAACTCGTCGGCTGCAGGGATTCAAGGGGCATCTCGAAGCTCTGAAGCGCACACAGTCGTCCGACGCCAAGGGTGAAAACATCAAAGTTACCCCctccatcaagatcaacgcTCAGTCCGGCCTTCCTGAGAGTGAGAGCAATTTTGCCAAGTGTGGTGACATGTTTCTAACTGGTGACAGGCCATCAGTCTTCTACCTTTGTCCACTCGTGGGTCCAAGACAATCTTGACCGTCATACCGGCACGAAGCCCACCGACGCTCCATACGATCCCATACACCCACACCCTGAGCAGGAAGCTCGTTACACTCACAACATTGAccacgacgaggatggcCCCATGGATTTTAGCCGAGCAAGTCTTCCTCAACCCCCTCCCCACGATGGATCCCAACTAACTGTCTTGACTCACAGGACGAACTGGCGGAGGCACTCTATCATCCCCAGGCCCGCCACATTGCTGGCCGCCATCCCCACGAGGCTGTGGACGATTATTGCAGGCTCGCACTCTTTCTCAAGGCAAGAAATGAAGAGGAGAGCAGACTTGAGCGCGACCTCGATCAGGCACGAGAACGGATCGATGCCCGCGGCGCTCAGCTCGAACGCTTCTGCGCTCTCGCCCGccagctcgaggagcagaaCGAGGCAAAGGCAGCCAGCCAGCGTCGAGCAATTTATCGAAAGGTCTCgcagatcatcaagaccctcgaAGCGGATGTTGACCAGGCCATGACTCGCTGCGTGGAAAAGCGCGAGCACTACCGCGAACTTCTCTACCGCGAGAAGGCACTCGTGGAGGCGGTCCAGGATGAGGCGCGacacctcggccttgggaaCCACACCCCCAACGAGCTCGAATGGGCAGTTGAACAACTGGTCGCTGGTGACAGCCTCGAGTATGTCGAGGATGCTCTCAACTCTTGTTTCTGAGCGGTCTCTTGTGACGGTCTAGCTCAACTCACGGATGCAGGACATTACCTTGCCAACAACAAACATGAGCTGCCGACATAACTCTTCCAATCCGACTCTGCGGCACCAGATCACATACACACTGAACAACAGTCAAGATATCTACAACGTCTTCGCATCGATTCTTCTTACACACACGCAGACATCttttcatctccatcatcagaGAAAAGGAGTCTTGCCCAGAGATCCCCTCGAGGGACACATCACACACCACAACGCATCGACATCGTCGCGAACCATAGATATCGTTGCTCGCTGAGGAAACAGCTTGAGCACAGGTGCTGACGGAAACAACACACATTGTCTTTTCCACTGACTTCACTGCGAGTtctttcttcatcttttTCTCGCTCATCTATACTCTACTAGGAGTTTCGGTCACACGACCCGGGCAGGCTACACTGCACCATCGGAAAGGGGAGGGCTTCTTctgtttttttcttcagCCAAGGGATATGGCTTCGCAatcttgttttttttctcttttgCTTTCTTCTACATCCcggcatcatggacatgTACGGAAACGGACTTTCAGGTTTTGCACACATTCAGGGATCATGACTCACGGAAAAGGGAACGGTTTCGTTTGGCATTGTTGCTTTTTATGGCCAAGGTTTATGGCATTTGTTTTACAGGGAAAAGGGCATTCAGGGAACGGTTTATGATGAATAGGGCAGCCAAGGGGAAAAAGGCGCCCCGGAAAAGGGTTTTTGTTATGATTGTTATGATATTTCCGATCCAGGAGGATTATACCCCGATCGAGGCTCTTTTGAGAGTACGAATGAATTGAGTTATGGTACATAATGTCTTGGTGACTTTTCTTGTAAACGTGAGCTGACTCTCCTTCTCTAACTTGATCACAGGTCTTTGTCGAAATCACACCTTGTCATTGCCCTCTCACCGCAATCATCTCTGTCGTAATCATTCCTTATTTTCATCATCTATCTCATCCGGGGGTATCATGACAATCCGTGCCCATCACGCCTCTTGAttcttctttgtctcgtGCTCTTCCTCCGAGTCCTCCTGATTCTGTTttgcttctccatcgcctTCACCTtcgccctccttgtccatgACGTTTTCGAATTGCGACCACAGCGCCTCGACCGACGAGAATTCGTTGCCGACCTGTACAGTAATCAGCTACATGAACCTAAAAAGAAGTACAAGATCCATGGTAGCGCACCGCAATAACAGCCTCGAGGGATCGGTTcagcttgttgatgttggcgagCACATGCTCAAAGCTCTACCCGACCGTCAGTCCCGTCACATGCCAACAGAACCAGTCGCATACCATGGCAATCTCGCTGATGAGGGCCTCTCGCTGCTGCTCAAAGTACGTCTTTTCATGTCCGCCCATTGCGGAGGTAGACCTCGGAttggaagccatcgtcaaagtcgtcgtTGAAAGGTTGTCGCGTCTTTGTCTGAAGGATGCATGATCCAAAGCGCGCTTGGGGTTGGCGGGGTTCTTGAGATAAATAGTGGGGTCGGCTCATGCCCAGCCCAACTCGTACACGCCAAGTTTCATGATAGAAAAACAAAGCAATCATGACAAGTCCAAACAAGCAGTTAAAGAAAGTCAATAATAAAACAATGTTATCAATGTCTAGTAAATAGGCCTACAACTCAAAATGCATACAATGCATACGCAATTCCAGATGGAACCTTGACCaccaatccaatccaatccaatccaatcaaTCCACCCTCGCCGTACGCCAAATATCACACATCACGCCTTGTTGGCGGATAATATCTACCTGTGCAATCATGCTACTAAACCCTCCAATGTCTCAAGGGTTTTCAAATCCTTCACCTCCGGTACTGATCCGGATGCCTATCATACTCATGTGGCCTCAATCCTCTCATCATATCACGAGGATCCCGTCCATCTCGCGGGTCTCGAGGGTCCCGGGCATCTCTCATCTGTACATTTTGCGCCTCGTGGCCTGGGTAGCCAGGGCCTCCTGGCGGAGGTGGTCCACGGTTATCATACCCGCCCACTGGCGTGTAGCTCCGACCCGGCATGTCTCTAGGATCTCGCGGCGGAGCAGGGCCTGGGGTAGAAGCATAGCGCGGGTACGCCTGTGAGGGAGGTGGCACTGGCTCCGGTCCACGACCAGGTGGCGGGTATCGCCCTTGCATTTGATGTTGCTGTGGGGGAAGTCCACCCCCTGAGCTATAGTACGGCCCGCCCCGTCCGTCGTCTCTCAGGGGCATGTGATGAGGCGGTTGCGGTGGTGGCTGCGATGGGGCCCATGATGGAGCAGGCGTCTGGGGCTTGGACGCTGGGTGCTGtgttggccaagattgtTGCGATGGCGGCGGCTGAGATGTGTTGGGGGGCTGTGATGGCCACCCTGTCGCCTGTGGGAGACTGCCTGGCGGCTGTTGGTGAGTTGGCGTTGGCCATCCACCATCACGGCTGCTCTGAGGAACCTCTCGCGAACGAGAAGCCGACGGATGCAGCGCGTACTGTCCACCTGGTGATGCAGTgtgagggggaggggctGCGGCACCGTATGACGTAGGATACCCCTGACCCTGATACATCTGGCTGGGTGGACCAGGTGGAGGATAACGATGGCCGCTCTGGGGGGAGTTTGTCCCACTCTGAGAAGTTGGCTGGTACGGATTTTGCCTGTAAAAGTCTCTCTCTgccgcagcagcctcaactgAGACCCCGATTGAAGCCCTCGAAGCTCCCATGTGCTGGGGCTGAGGAGAATCTGTATATGTGGGCTTGAGTGAAGGCATCGCTGAGGCTCCTCCTGATGGTGCTCGTCCATAAGGTGAATATGGTTCCGGCTCCCGACGCATCTGTGAAGGCGGCGCTGGCCCAGGCCCAGGGAGAGGGCGACCCATGACTGGAGGCGGGGGTGTAGGTGAAGGCCTCATAGGCGTGCTGGCTACATCGCTGATGCGCTTGGGCGCCGCCGGCGGAGGATCATCATTGAGCAAGGCAGAAATATTAAATCCTCCCTTGCGAGGCtctgatggacgaggaggtgCCGCCGCTGGAGTTGGCGTCCCTGCCTGAGGTGTCGTGGAGCCATATCCCTCCTGCAGCGAGCCAGATGACGGCCTATGTTGAAGTGACGACACGGGCCGGCTGGTGGGCGTTCCCATCTGAGGAGACCGGACCTGCGGCTGCTCGCTGAGCAAGTTCCTCACCGGCTGCGcaggaggctgctgctggggcgGTTGCTGCTGcacaggaggaggagcataTGTCGGAGGTCGGCCTGGCTCTtgcggtggtggtctcgCGAGAGGCTGGCCACCAAGGCTTCCTTGCTGTCGATGGCCAAACTGCTCGTAATGGTGCGGTGGAGGGGCGACTTCCGGTTCTTGCTTAACCCGCAACGTCTGCCGCTCCGACTGGCGTGCCatttctctctcc harbors:
- a CDS encoding DASH complex subunit DAD1, producing the protein MASNPRSTSAMGGHEKTYFEQQREALISEIAMSFEHVLANINKLNRSLEAVIAVGNEFSSVEALWSQFENVMDKEGEGEGDGEAKQNQEDSEEEHETKKNQEA